TCGATGCCATGTCGCTGGGCGGAACCCCGCCGGGTCTGATGGATCAGGCGGCTGATGGGGTCGCTGATATGGTGATGACCGTGGTGGGTTATACGCCCGGCCGCTTCCCCAAGACCGAAGTGTTCGAGCTGCCCTTCATGATGACCGATCCAGTGGCCACCTCGAAGGCCTTCATGGAGTTGGTTGAAACCGACCTGCAGGAAGGCGAGTACAAGGACGTCAAGGTGCTGGGCGCCTGGGTGCATGGCCCCGGCGTGATCCACACCGAAAGCGGTGTGAGCAAGCTGGAAGACATGGAAGGGCAGACCCTGCGCGGTCCGACCCGGATCATCACCGATATGCTGAAGGAACTGGGCGCCACCCCAGTTGGCCTGCCGCTCCCCGCCATTCCCGAGGCGCTCTCCAAGGGCGTGATCAGCGGCACCGTGATCCCTTGGGAGGTCACTCCGGCGGTCAAGCTGACCGATCTAGTGGAACACCACACCGAGTTCAGTGGCAAGGAGGCGCTTTATACCGCGACCATCGTGCTGGTGATGAACCGCGACAAGTACAACGCCCTGCCGGATGATCTGAAGGCTATTCTCGACGCGGAATCGGGCCAGAAACTTTCGGCCTTTGCTGCCAAGGTCATGCTGGAGCGCGATGCGCCGGGCCGCGAAATCGCCGAGGACAAGGGCAATGAGATCGTCGTTCTGGACGAGGCCGAAGTGGCCCGCTGGAAAGAAAAGGCGCAGCCTGTGATCGCCCGCTGGATTGATGAGGTCGGCAGCAAGGGCATCGACGGAGAAGCCCTGATTGAACAGGCCAAGGCGTTGATTGCCAAACACGGCGGATAACACCCCAATCCCAGAACCGATGGGGTACGAAAGGGCGTGGGTCGCTGACCTGCGCCCTTTCTTTGTGCCGGGGATCCTGCGCGGGCGGCTCTGCGTTGCAAGTTGCGGGCTTTGCGGCGATAGATCGTGCAGAGGCAGCACGCAGGGGCGGACATGGGGTCTTTCAGATGGATGGGGCTGGGGGCGGTGATCCTGGCAGTGATGCTCTGGGGTACCACCGGGACAGTGCAGGCCCTGTTGCCTGCGGGCCGTGATCCGCTTGCTGTGGGGGCGCTGCGCCTGCTGTTCGGCGCCGGTGCCCTGTGCATACTGGCACTGATGCAACCCAAGAACCGACTGGCCCTGCGGCATCTGCCGCTGCCGGGTGTCCTGTTCGCCGGTGTGGCGATCGGCAGCTACAACCTGCTGTTCTTCTACGCGGTCGCGCTGGCCGGGGTCGGGATCGGTACCGCGGTCGCCATCGGCAGTGCGCCGATCTGGGCCACGCTGTGGGAGCGGTTTGCGCAGGGGCGCAGGCCCGGTCCTCTGCGGCTCATGGGGCAGGGGATGTCGGTTCTGGGCGTTGGTCTTCTGGGCTATGCGGGCGCAGGCGAGGGCGGCGCACTGTCGGGGGTTATCCTGGCGCTGCTCTCGGGTGGCTGCTATGCGGCCTATTCGCTGGCCACTAGTCGCATGGGCGGCACGCTGCCTTCGACCGTAATCGCGGCTTCGACCTTTACCGTTGCGGCGCTGGTAACTGCGCCGGTTCTGTTCATGGTGCCGCTCGATTGGCTGGCGGGGCCCTCCGCCTGGACCGGGTTGGTATTCCTTGGCGTTGGGGCCACGGCGCTGTCCTATGCGCTTTATACCTGGGGGTTGACCCGGGTCACCGCATCCACCGCCGTTACTCTGGCGCTGGCCGAGCCGGTCACCGCATGGTTCCTCGCCACCATAGTGGTGGGAGAGGCGGTAACGCCGGGCGGTCTGACCGGCGTGGTGATGATCCTTACGGGCCTGCTGGTGGTGACCCTGTTTCGCGACCGGGCGCCGGGGCGGTAGGGCGCCATGAGGCAGGACCTGCAACAGCTGTTGCTGCGGCCCCTTCGCCGGGGACTGTGCCTTTGTGCGGATATGAACAGGGCGGGGAGGCTGGCTGATATTCTGCCGCGCTGACGCTGGCAGGCACCGGATCAGAGATCGCCTCTCCCTTGAATTCCGGCGCGTCGAAATCGAACCGGCGCAGCAGCCGGAACAATGCCCTGCGCCGCAGCGCAGCCTCTTCTTTTTCGAGCAATTGATGCATGTTGATCAGACCCCACGTCCACAGATCGGAAAACCCTGGCATGCGCGTTGCAAACAGAGAGTTTCCGGCGATCCGGAAAAATAGCGAGAGTTTTCGGAGTATTAAGCTGAGTGAACCGCGTCTTTGCTCGTGAAAGACGCGGTTACAGGGTGGCTTTGACCTGGATCAGGCCGCCGCCAGCAGCGGGCGGGCCTGGGCAAAGGACAACAGCCGGCGGCTGTCTTCGTCCCAGAGGTGCAGCCGCGCATTGGCCAGGCTTTCGCGGATGGTCATGCGGTTGCTTTCGGCCAGTTCCTGATGGTCGCGCAGCACTTCGGTCAGCCGGTAGAACGGGATACGGCTGTAAAGGTGATGCACGTGGTGGATGCCGATATTGGCGCTGAACCACTGTAGCACGGCGGGCAGCTGGTAGTAGGAACTGCCGTGCAGGGCGGAGTCATGCAGCTGCCAGTCTTCGTTGCTGTCCCAGTTGGTATGTTCGAACTGGTGCTGCACGTAGAACAGCCAGACGCCGATGGTGGCCGCCAGCAGGGTGGTCGGCAGGAAGATCAGCAGCAACGGTTGCCAGCCGCCGAAATACCAGATCGTCAGCAGCGCCGCCGCAATGGCCAGATTGGTGAGCATGGCGCTGACCCAGTATTTCGCACTGTCCATCAGTCCCAACGGCACCCGGTTTTGCAGCAGGAACAGATAGCTGGGGCCAAGGCCAAAAAGCACAAGTGGATTGCGATAAAGCCGGTAGACAAGGCGCTGAAACGGACCAAGCGCGCGGTATTCGGCAACGGTCAGCGTGTGGACGTCGCCCATGCCGCGTTTGTCGAGGTTGCCGGTGGCGCTGTGGTGCACCGAATGGGTGCGGCGCCAGACATCATAGGGCGTCAGTGTGACAACCCCCATGACGCGCCCGATCCAGTCGCTGAAGGTCCGGTTGGGGAAGAAGGCGCCATGGCCGCAGTCGTGCTGAATGGCGAAGAGCCGCAGCAGGAAGGCGGCGTTGAAAAGAGAAATGCCGAAGGCCAGCCAGTAGCTGACCGACAGGCTCCACCAGGCCAGCGCCCAGAGAATCACGAAGGGAATGACGGTTGCACCCAGTTCAAAGGCGCTGCGCAGCTGGTTGGGATCCCGGTAGCCGGCAAGGGTTTTCACCCAGTCGCGTGCAGGAGTTGCACCCCGAGGGGTGCTGTGTAGGTCGGTCGTGTCGGTCATGCGCCTGCTGTATTATTGCTTCTTGATTGTCCCGATACCCTAGCAGATGGGTATGGCAAGCGAAATTTGAAACTCCTTTGCTGGAACAGGAACTGCGGTCATGGTCTGTGCGGGCGCTCTTGCGGCGTGAAAACCGGCAAAGAACACATTCAACTAGCTGATTTTGAGGGATAAAGCAGGTCGTGCTTCTCTGCTGGGCCGGGGATTGGCAGAGACAATGCGCCGCAAGGGCACAAAGTCACAAAAATATGAGCCGCCCCGGGGCGGAGCGGCTCATGGTTGGGCGTCTTGGCCGGTTGGGCGGCAGTCTTGCTTAGCCGTAAACCAGGCGCGGAAGCCATGTGATGATCTCGGGGAAGACCATGCAGAGGATCAGGCCGAGGATCTGCAGGCCAAGGAAAGGCAGCGCCGATTTGAAAATATCCGTCATCGGGATTTCTGCCGGAGCCACGCCGCGCAGGTAGAACAGCGCATAGCCAAAGGGCGGCGACAGGAAGCTCATCTGCATGTTGACGAGGTAGAGCACCCCGAACCACAGCACCAGATCCGCCTCAGAGGTGAGGCCAAAGGGTTCAGGCCCCATCGCCTTGATGATCGGCACAAAGATCGGCACGCAGAGCAGCAGGATACCCACCCAGTCAAGGAACATGCCAAGGACCACCAGGACGATCATCATGATGATCAGGATACCCCAGGGACCAAAGCCGGTTGCCTCCAGCGCCGATTGCACGAACTGCTGGCCGCCTTCGAGGACGTAGAGACCGACAAAGATGGTGGCGCCGAACATGATCCAGATCACCATGGCGCTGGCCTTGAGTGTGCCGATCGAGGCTTCGCGCACGGTCTGCCAGTCCAGCTTGCGGTGGATGGCGGCGACTATGAAGGCACCGAAGGTGCCGATGCCGGCCGCCTCAACCGGGGTAGCAACACCGGTAAAGATCACCCCCAGAACGATGACGATCAGAGCGATCGGCGCCGACATATTGCCCATCAGGCGCATCTTCTCTGCAAAGCTGACGCGTTCTTCCACCGGGATCGGCGGGCCAAGCTTGGGATTGATCGTAGAGCGCAGGATAACATAGAGCACATAGGTGCCCGACAGCATCAGCCCCGGAAACACCGCGCCGATGAACAGTTCGCCCACCGATTGCTCGGCCACCACGGCATAGATGATCGCCAGGATCGACGGTGGGATCAGGATGCCGAGCGTGCCGCCCGCCATGATCGACCCCATCGCGATCTTCGGATCATAGCCGCGTTTCAGCATCGCGGGCAGCGCGATGATGCCCATGGTCACCACCGCAGCGCCGATGACGCCCACCATGGCCGCCAGAACGGTTGAGGCGATGATAGTCGCGGCGGCAAGGCCGCCTTTGACGCCGCCCAGCACCTTGTAGATCACATCGAACATGTCGTTGATGATCCCGGCCCGTTCCAGCATAGAGGCCATGAAGATAAAGAGTGGGATCGCCGAGAGCTGATAATTGGTCATCAGCGGGAAGATCCGGCTGGGCACGATATTCAGTGCCCTCTCATCGCCAAGCACATAGAGAAACACGCAGGCCAGACCGCCGGTGACAAAGGCCAGCGGCAGCCCCGCCAGCAAAAGCGCCAGCAGCGAGCCGAACATGATGAGTGTCAGCCACTCAATTCCGATTTCCAGACCCATGTCTTAGGCCCCCTTCACGATTGCGCGCACGTCCTGCGCAAGCTTGGAAATGCCCTGCAGAACCAAAAGCAGGCCGCCGATCACCATGACCCATTTCATCGGCCACAGCGGGATTTCCCATTCATTGAAGCTGATTTCGCCCCAGCGGATATTCGGATCGGTCCATTGCGCCAGGCTCATGCTGCCCAGCATTTCACCAAATCCGATATTGCCGCGCGCCCATTCCGAGATGACCCCGTTGCCGGTCGCCACCGCGTTTGCGTCCAGCGCGAACTTGTAGCCGGTGAAGAGCAGGGTGAAGGCGAAGATGAAGAAGAAGATCGAGGTAAACAGATCCGCCCAGGCCCGTTTCGGACGGCTGAGTGGCGCATAGAAGATGTCGACGCGTACATGCGCCTCGGTCAGCATCGCATAAGAGCCGGCAATCAGGTACTGCATGCCGAACATCAGATACATCGCCTCGTGTGCCCAGTTGGTGGGCGAGCCGAAGACATAGCGGCTGATCACTTCGAAGTAATAGACGAAGACCGCGATTACCGCCCAATAGCTGACGAATTCACCCGCCATCAGGGATGTCCGGTCGATCCAGCCGGTCCGGCCCGTCGACACATGGCTGGAATCCTCGACCCGCTCAGATTCTTCCAGCGCCCGCAGGGCCCTTTCCGCTTCGCTTTCGGGTTCCTTCTCGGGCAGGTTCTGATTGGCGCGGCGCACCAGACCCGGCATCAGCACTGCATCGACCAGCATCGCCGCCAGCAGCACATAAAGCGCATAGGCGCCCACCTTGTTCCAGAAGGCCAGATTGTCGCCTGCCACTTCCAGCGCGGGGGTGGCGGTTTTCAGATCCTCGGTTGCCTGCGCGATCCTTTCGCGCCCGTCACTCAGCCGCTGTTCGGCGCGGGCGATGTTCTTTTCGGCGCGGCGTTTGGCAAAGGTGCCTTCTTCGGCCTCGGCCAGATCCGCGCGCATCTTGGGCAGGTCCGCCTCGGCGGCTTCGATCCGGCCAGTTTCGCGCTCCAGCGTCCGTTCCGCCTGACGCACCACGTTGGAGGCATCCGACAGCACGCTGCGGGCTTCCTGGCCGTTGGAGTTTGAGATCAGGATCAGAATGAAGACCGGGATGAAGGCCAGGCCCATCAGGCTGCGCAGATAGAACCGGTGCAGCCCCAGCATGCCGCCGGTCACGAGAATGAAATAGCCAAGCGCGTTGGTATATTTGCTGGGGCCGGTCCGTGGCCGCCTGGCCAGAACCATGGCCACCAGCGGAAAGACGATCAGTCCCACCCAATAGGCCCAATGGGGCAAGGTGACATCGAGGCTGGGCATGGGGTCCCCCGTTATTTTTGATTGTTTGAGGTCAGAGCAACGGACCCGCACGCGATGTGCGGGTCCGCATTGGTCAGCGACGCCTGGGGTCTGATTACAGATCCAGCGACATGCCTTCGGTCAGGGCCGGGTCCACATATCCAAGCGAGCCGGACTGCATGTAGTCGAGGATGGTCTTGAAAATGCGGGCGCTGGATTTGTCGCGGTTGGCGTATTTGTACCAGACCGGGACGGCGACCTCGGTCATCAGCTCCACATCGTCCTGGCTGAGGCGGGTAACCTCGGTTCCGTCGGCCTCGAACTTTTTCCAGGCTTCCTGGTCGGCGGCCTGGATCGCGGCGTGGTGCATGTCGGAATAGACGTGGGTCTCCATTTCGACGAACTGTTGCATCTGCGGCGACAGCGCGTTCCAGCTCTCCATGCCCACGGTCAGATCCATGATGTCCACCGGCTGGTAGAGCGACATGAAGCCCGGAGGACCCATGACGATATAGTCGGTGACCTGGCTGAAGCCGAGCGAGTAGTTCACTGCGGGGCCCACATAGTCGGCCACGTCGATGGTGCCCTTTTCCAGCGCCGGGAAGATCTCCGAGCCTGGCAGAACCGTGGTTTCGGCGCCGATCTCGGTAAAGATCTCGGCGACCATGCCGCCGGGCAGGCGCATCTTGCGGCCGCGGAAATCGTCGATCGAGCGGATCGGCACCTTGGAGTGGATGATATTCGGG
This genomic stretch from Phaeobacter gallaeciensis harbors:
- a CDS encoding TRAP transporter substrate-binding protein, producing MKHTLLGAAFFAAATALSPLMAQAQEVTLRLHQFLPPPATVPKMILKPWGAQVEEASGGRIKIEHFDAMSLGGTPPGLMDQAADGVADMVMTVVGYTPGRFPKTEVFELPFMMTDPVATSKAFMELVETDLQEGEYKDVKVLGAWVHGPGVIHTESGVSKLEDMEGQTLRGPTRIITDMLKELGATPVGLPLPAIPEALSKGVISGTVIPWEVTPAVKLTDLVEHHTEFSGKEALYTATIVLVMNRDKYNALPDDLKAILDAESGQKLSAFAAKVMLERDAPGREIAEDKGNEIVVLDEAEVARWKEKAQPVIARWIDEVGSKGIDGEALIEQAKALIAKHGG
- a CDS encoding DMT family transporter; translated protein: MGSFRWMGLGAVILAVMLWGTTGTVQALLPAGRDPLAVGALRLLFGAGALCILALMQPKNRLALRHLPLPGVLFAGVAIGSYNLLFFYAVALAGVGIGTAVAIGSAPIWATLWERFAQGRRPGPLRLMGQGMSVLGVGLLGYAGAGEGGALSGVILALLSGGCYAAYSLATSRMGGTLPSTVIAASTFTVAALVTAPVLFMVPLDWLAGPSAWTGLVFLGVGATALSYALYTWGLTRVTASTAVTLALAEPVTAWFLATIVVGEAVTPGGLTGVVMILTGLLVVTLFRDRAPGR
- a CDS encoding fatty acid desaturase, with amino-acid sequence MTDTTDLHSTPRGATPARDWVKTLAGYRDPNQLRSAFELGATVIPFVILWALAWWSLSVSYWLAFGISLFNAAFLLRLFAIQHDCGHGAFFPNRTFSDWIGRVMGVVTLTPYDVWRRTHSVHHSATGNLDKRGMGDVHTLTVAEYRALGPFQRLVYRLYRNPLVLFGLGPSYLFLLQNRVPLGLMDSAKYWVSAMLTNLAIAAALLTIWYFGGWQPLLLIFLPTTLLAATIGVWLFYVQHQFEHTNWDSNEDWQLHDSALHGSSYYQLPAVLQWFSANIGIHHVHHLYSRIPFYRLTEVLRDHQELAESNRMTIRESLANARLHLWDEDSRRLLSFAQARPLLAAA
- a CDS encoding TRAP transporter large permease, whose protein sequence is MGLEIGIEWLTLIMFGSLLALLLAGLPLAFVTGGLACVFLYVLGDERALNIVPSRIFPLMTNYQLSAIPLFIFMASMLERAGIINDMFDVIYKVLGGVKGGLAAATIIASTVLAAMVGVIGAAVVTMGIIALPAMLKRGYDPKIAMGSIMAGGTLGILIPPSILAIIYAVVAEQSVGELFIGAVFPGLMLSGTYVLYVILRSTINPKLGPPIPVEERVSFAEKMRLMGNMSAPIALIVIVLGVIFTGVATPVEAAGIGTFGAFIVAAIHRKLDWQTVREASIGTLKASAMVIWIMFGATIFVGLYVLEGGQQFVQSALEATGFGPWGILIIMMIVLVVLGMFLDWVGILLLCVPIFVPIIKAMGPEPFGLTSEADLVLWFGVLYLVNMQMSFLSPPFGYALFYLRGVAPAEIPMTDIFKSALPFLGLQILGLILCMVFPEIITWLPRLVYG
- a CDS encoding TRAP transporter small permease subunit, with translation MPSLDVTLPHWAYWVGLIVFPLVAMVLARRPRTGPSKYTNALGYFILVTGGMLGLHRFYLRSLMGLAFIPVFILILISNSNGQEARSVLSDASNVVRQAERTLERETGRIEAAEADLPKMRADLAEAEEGTFAKRRAEKNIARAEQRLSDGRERIAQATEDLKTATPALEVAGDNLAFWNKVGAYALYVLLAAMLVDAVLMPGLVRRANQNLPEKEPESEAERALRALEESERVEDSSHVSTGRTGWIDRTSLMAGEFVSYWAVIAVFVYYFEVISRYVFGSPTNWAHEAMYLMFGMQYLIAGSYAMLTEAHVRVDIFYAPLSRPKRAWADLFTSIFFFIFAFTLLFTGYKFALDANAVATGNGVISEWARGNIGFGEMLGSMSLAQWTDPNIRWGEISFNEWEIPLWPMKWVMVIGGLLLVLQGISKLAQDVRAIVKGA
- the dctP gene encoding TRAP transporter substrate-binding protein DctP, with amino-acid sequence MSKIVTRRGALTGLAGLGAAGLAAPHIATAASHTKTWKVQTSWPGGAGLQIFKDWCGSIVEKTGGELAFQPFGANDVVGDFQLYDAVKNGVLDAVNPFTIYAQGIIPAAVFLSSFPLGLRNPHEYDVFYYGLGGLDMARELYKAQGMHFVGPIHHGPNIIHSKVPIRSIDDFRGRKMRLPGGMVAEIFTEIGAETTVLPGSEIFPALEKGTIDVADYVGPAVNYSLGFSQVTDYIVMGPPGFMSLYQPVDIMDLTVGMESWNALSPQMQQFVEMETHVYSDMHHAAIQAADQEAWKKFEADGTEVTRLSQDDVELMTEVAVPVWYKYANRDKSSARIFKTILDYMQSGSLGYVDPALTEGMSLDL